A stretch of DNA from Rhodococcus sp. NBC_00297:
CCTGTCCCTGTCGCCTCCGTGATAGTGGTGCTCGCCGCCGTCGGCCTCGCTGTCGCGTTGCGGTACGCACGGCCCGGTATCGCGTTGCGCGCCTCCGGATCGAACGCGTCCATCGCGGAGAAGTTCGGCGTCCGGACCGGCGTCACCGTCACCGCGGCGTACGTGGGGTGCTCGTTGCTGACCATGCTCGGCGGCATCATGCTGGTCGGCCAGGTGGGCGTGGGCGACCCCAATCAGGGGATCACCTTCACCCTTGCCAGCATCACGGCCGTCGTCGTTGCCGGAACGTTGCTGCGCGGTGGTAGCGGTTCTCCGATCGCTGTGCTGTTGGGAGCGCTTCTTCTGCAGGTGATCCTGGCGATGGCGAACTTCCTGCGGCTCGGCACAGCGTGGCAGTACTGGCTGCAGGGCGGGATCGTCATCATCGCGGCCGTGCTCTACATCGGCCTACAGAAGCGCCAGGAAACCCGTCACCACTGACACCGCACCCCACTCGATATTTCCCGAAAGGCATGTGACGTGAAAGCACTCAGATTTGTCGCAGAGAACACGGCCGAGGTCCAGAACATCGACGTTCCGCAGATCGCCGCCGACGAGGTTCTCATCGCGGCCCGATCCGTCGGTGTGTGCCATTCCGACATCGAACTGCTCGAAGGTCGGTACATCATTCCGTTCGAGTATCCCGTCATCCCCGGGCACGAGTGGTCCGGTGAGGTGGCGAAGGTCGGCGCGGATGTGACCGAATTCGTCGTCGGAGACCGGGTGGTCGGCGAATGCGTCATCGGTGAGGACCACTTCGGGTTCTCGATCAGTGGTGCGGCGGCGGAGTTCTTCGTCGTGAAACCTGCCTGGCTGCACAAGCTTCCGGACGAGGTGTCCTTCACCAGCGGGGCTCTGGTGGAGCCGTTCAGTTGTGGCTACTACGGGCTGATGCGCGCTGGGAACGTCAATGCCAGCGATGTGCTCGTCGTCCTCGGTGCCGGACCGATCGGCCTCGGCGTCGTCGCCGGTGCGGCAGCGCTCGGCGCCACGACCATCGTCGTCGAGCCGTCCGACGCGCGACGTGCGGCAGCGCTGGAACTCGGTGCGGCGCACGCGGTGACACCCGAAGACGTCGAGCGTGTCCTGCGCGAGGAAAGCCGGGGACGGGGAGCCGACGTGGTCGTCGAGGCTACCGGCCGCCCGGAGGTCATGGCCACCGCGCTCGAACTCGCCGGCCACCGTGCACGGTTGGTGTACATCGGTATCGATGTCGGACGTTCCGCGCCGGCGAAGCTCGGCCTCATCCAGTCCAAGGAACTAGACATCAGGGGGGCGATCGGATCACCGGGGGTGTGGCCGGCCACCCTGCGCTTCATCGCCAGGAGCGGCATCGACCTCGGTCGACTGGTCACCCGGGAATTCTCGGCCGACGACGCGGTGACCGCACTCGCCGAGTCGCGCAAGACTGCCGAGAACATCAAGGTGCACATCACCTTCGACGCCACACTCTGATCGTTCGACCGACCGAGGGACTGCTCATGCCACGCCTGCACGGAAAAATTGCGATCGTCACCGGGTCGGGGAACGGAATGGGTCGTGCGATGGCCGTTCTGTTCGCCGCCGAGGGAGCCGCCGTCGCCGTCACCGACGTCTCGGAGAAGGACGGTCTCGAGACCGTGCGCCTCATCGAACAGAGCGGAGGGCAGGCGAAATTCTGGTCGCTGGACGTGAGTTCGGAGGACTCCGTGTCCGCCGTGTTCGACGAGGTGCGCCGTCACTGGGGAAAACTCGACATCCTGGTCAACAACGCCGGGATCTCAGGAGTCGACAAGCCCACCGACGAAGTCACCGAAGCGGAATGGGACGCGGTGTTCGCCGTCGACGTGAAAGGTGTCTTCTTCTGCACCAAACATGTCATCCGCCATCTGCGCGACAACGGTGGCGGAAGCATTGTCAACATCTCGTCGATCTACGGACTCGTGGGCTCGCACGAGATGGCGCCCTACCACGCAGCCAAGGGTGCCGTGACGCTCATGACCAAGAAGGATGCCGCGACGTACGGTCGTGACCACATCCGGGTCAACTCCGTGCATCCGGGAACCATTCTGACGCCGTTCGTCCGGGAGCTCGCCGAGCGCAGTGAGGGCGGATTGCGCGGATATCTCGACATCATGGAGCCCAAACACCCCATCGGACATGTGGGTGAGCCGGAGGACGTGGCACAGGCGGTGTTGTTCCTGGCCAGCGACGAAGCACGCTTCGTACACGGCTCCGCGCTGGTCGTCGACGGCGGTTACACTGCCGTGTGACGCTCGGGGTGTGTCAGCGTTTCAGTGCTGGCGCCCCACGACGAACCACATCGCGATGCACGTCTCGGCGTGCGGGTTGCTGAGCCTGTGAGGGATCGACGAATCGAAATGGAGACTGTCGCCCGGCCCGAGTACCTGGCGAGCGAACGCCACCTGGATCTCGAGCTTGCCCGAGAGGATGTGGATGTACTCCTTACCGCCGTGGTTCATCAGGTTGTCCGGGGGACACGATTCCGTGTTCGGCGGATACGTCACCCGGAGGAACTCGACATTCGGATCGTCGTCGGGCGTCAGGCGTTCCCACCGCACGCCGCCCAGATAGAGCTCGGGCCGCTCGTCGGCGCGTTGGAGCCCGGGGAGTGACCCGACTTCCGGCAGCGGGACGACACGGGAAGCGGGTGCGCTTCCGAGCGCGTGACTGACGCCGTGTCGGTCGTCCTCGACCGGAGTCGGTTCGGGCTCGGCGCTTTCCATGTCGCGCGGCGCGACGTCTTCCGCCATCAGTGAGTCGAGCGACAGCCCGAGTTCGGTCACGATGGCATAGAGGGTGCCGACCGAGGGAGCTGTGCGGCCCAACTCGACCTGTGAGATGAAACTGGGGGAGAGGTTCACGCGTCGAGCCATTTCACGCAGCGACATTCCCGCGCCCTCGCGGGCCCCGCGCAACCGCAGACCCATCTGGACGTTCATCTGTGCTGCTGTGTCCGAGGTACCGACTTCGATCGCCGTGTCGCTCATCGCACGCCTCCCCTTCCAGATCCGCGGGCACTGCTGCCATGTGTGTGTCCACTGGACGCACGACGCTTGTACCTGAGTATTGCACTCGTTTCCTGTTTTATCTCGGACGAACACAGGTGCTTTGCGGTGGACATGTGCAGTGTTACTCTACAAACACAGTTGCTTGCATCACACTTCGAGCACGTCGAGGAGTCTCCTTGTCTCAGACCATGAAAGCCGCCGTGTATCACGGTGCGCGCGACATCCGCATCGAAGACGTTGCAGGCCCCGATCCTTCGAGTGGCGACGTTCTTCTCCGCGTGTTGCGGTCGGGAATATGCGGGACGGATGCCTCCGAGTGGGTCGCCGGCCCGAAGACGTTCCCCGTCACGCGCCGTCATCCCATCAGCGGGCACATCGGACCGTTGATTCTCGGACACGAGTTCGTGGGTGAAATAGTCGATGTTCCGACGGGTTCGTCCTTCGCGGTGGGTGACCTCGTGGCGACCGGCGCGGGCATCTGGTGCGGCGGATGTCGACGCTGCCTGGAGGGCCGGACGAATCAGTGCTCGACGTACAGAACACTCGGGTTGAACGTGAACGGTGGGATGGCCGAATTCGCCGCGGTACCGTCGAAGACGTTGCGCGCGTTGCCGGCCGGGCTGTCCGTGGACCATGCCGGTCTTGCTCAGCCGCTGGCAGTGGGAATCCATGCGGCCCGCAGGTCCGGCGCGCGCGACGGCGACAACGTCGTCGTCATCGGTGCCGGCGCGATCGGTTCGTTCGTCCTCGCCGGCCTGAAATACCTGGGCGACGTGAACGTCACGGTCGTCGACTTCCCGGGTCCTCGTCTCGAGCGCGCAACGCGGCTCGGGGCCGATCGCACCCTCGGCGCATCGGACGACATCGCCGCCGACGTCGTCGAGGCGCTGGGCGGCAAGCCCGATGTCGTGATCGAAGCGAGCGGTGCACCGGGCCAGCTGGTGTCCGCGCTGCAGATGGTCACCGACGGCGGGCGCGTTCTCGCCGTCGGCATCCCCAAGGAGAAGCCTGCTCTCGACATGCACTCGATCGTGTTCCGCGAGATCACCCTCGAGAGCACATTGGCCCACGTCTGCGAC
This window harbors:
- a CDS encoding zinc-dependent alcohol dehydrogenase; this translates as MKALRFVAENTAEVQNIDVPQIAADEVLIAARSVGVCHSDIELLEGRYIIPFEYPVIPGHEWSGEVAKVGADVTEFVVGDRVVGECVIGEDHFGFSISGAAAEFFVVKPAWLHKLPDEVSFTSGALVEPFSCGYYGLMRAGNVNASDVLVVLGAGPIGLGVVAGAAALGATTIVVEPSDARRAAALELGAAHAVTPEDVERVLREESRGRGADVVVEATGRPEVMATALELAGHRARLVYIGIDVGRSAPAKLGLIQSKELDIRGAIGSPGVWPATLRFIARSGIDLGRLVTREFSADDAVTALAESRKTAENIKVHITFDATL
- a CDS encoding SDR family NAD(P)-dependent oxidoreductase, with translation MPRLHGKIAIVTGSGNGMGRAMAVLFAAEGAAVAVTDVSEKDGLETVRLIEQSGGQAKFWSLDVSSEDSVSAVFDEVRRHWGKLDILVNNAGISGVDKPTDEVTEAEWDAVFAVDVKGVFFCTKHVIRHLRDNGGGSIVNISSIYGLVGSHEMAPYHAAKGAVTLMTKKDAATYGRDHIRVNSVHPGTILTPFVRELAERSEGGLRGYLDIMEPKHPIGHVGEPEDVAQAVLFLASDEARFVHGSALVVDGGYTAV
- a CDS encoding helix-turn-helix domain-containing protein; this encodes MSDTAIEVGTSDTAAQMNVQMGLRLRGAREGAGMSLREMARRVNLSPSFISQVELGRTAPSVGTLYAIVTELGLSLDSLMAEDVAPRDMESAEPEPTPVEDDRHGVSHALGSAPASRVVPLPEVGSLPGLQRADERPELYLGGVRWERLTPDDDPNVEFLRVTYPPNTESCPPDNLMNHGGKEYIHILSGKLEIQVAFARQVLGPGDSLHFDSSIPHRLSNPHAETCIAMWFVVGRQH
- a CDS encoding zinc-dependent alcohol dehydrogenase, whose translation is MSQTMKAAVYHGARDIRIEDVAGPDPSSGDVLLRVLRSGICGTDASEWVAGPKTFPVTRRHPISGHIGPLILGHEFVGEIVDVPTGSSFAVGDLVATGAGIWCGGCRRCLEGRTNQCSTYRTLGLNVNGGMAEFAAVPSKTLRALPAGLSVDHAGLAQPLAVGIHAARRSGARDGDNVVVIGAGAIGSFVLAGLKYLGDVNVTVVDFPGPRLERATRLGADRTLGASDDIAADVVEALGGKPDVVIEASGAPGQLVSALQMVTDGGRVLAVGIPKEKPALDMHSIVFREITLESTLAHVCDTDLPAALDILATGRLGRELAEAPVGLSDLPSSLDRLSTGQVEGKVLIDPAK